One window from the genome of Methyloradius palustris encodes:
- a CDS encoding DUF2339 domain-containing protein, giving the protein MTSLFVLLGIAGFIGLLGGFISFFTLFTNGDEKAQLKRRLENIESQLRQLKVQLNQSPLQDENTQKQVKPTVVSLAVPVVEKRIENIDETESISDEDLEKQALTANPEPEITPPKRPVTQAKAEWKPKPKIVEPNFIEKAINAAKDWLFGGNTLVRSGIVILFIGISFLLKYAAEHSHLPIEFRMAGIALSGVALLALGWKLRNTRAEYSWAIQGGGVGIMYLTIFAALKLYQLIPPNIAFMLLIVVAFLSALIAVLQSAMPLAVLGFAGGFLAPILTSSGHGSHVDLFSYYLVLNLGIAFIAFHKSWRPLNVLGFAFTFAIGTLWGSQSYIPEYFASTEPFLIIHFLLFTLIAVVYAHKQSIKASDYVDATLVFGTPLLGFSLQYALLRDSHFGLAYSALALAIFYIAMAWWILTRKRETLQFLGECFLALGIGFATLTLPLALDGRWTSAAWAVEGVGLVWVGLRQKRTFLLLAGLALQLLGAAAFACGWGLTGYSESAHQNMFLGVAFIALSGWACGALLVKYIPEKTKIMSTLLAIWGWLWWVGAGFSAIDEFLPAAYYDHACMLFLALTSLLLPIISAKLNWSRLASLSALLLPALAIATLVEIFARHPFSNFGWLTWPLAFAVYAWLLRCETYKSGSLMRAPALWLATILGILECMFWMQTYIAEAPVYTLTWRDISWAIVPVTMIAILVCWQKSKQKSEFYEAAFSNTRAWLWHGCVPIVLCLLGWYLVMSLYSSGDASPLPYIPLINPLDISLAAVLLMLLIWKRTVAAYFIAGNFTNTLNSVTPPLAGLMGFALLNGMLLRTLHYWAGTPFRWTAIFDYTLVQVSFTFLWSLTALILMLAAHRLAHRRLWIVGAALMGLVVLKLFMLDLAEHGSVERIISFIGAGILLLVMGYFAPLPPAKMIKSDEEARL; this is encoded by the coding sequence ATGACATCATTATTTGTATTGTTAGGTATTGCTGGCTTTATCGGTCTGCTTGGTGGGTTCATCAGCTTCTTCACCTTATTTACTAATGGAGATGAAAAGGCGCAGTTAAAGCGGCGATTGGAAAATATTGAATCACAGTTGCGCCAGTTGAAAGTGCAGCTTAATCAATCACCATTGCAAGACGAAAATACCCAAAAACAAGTAAAACCAACAGTTGTAAGTCTTGCTGTGCCCGTTGTAGAAAAGCGTATAGAAAATATTGATGAGACTGAATCCATCAGTGATGAAGACCTTGAAAAGCAGGCACTGACTGCAAACCCAGAGCCTGAGATTACTCCACCAAAAAGACCTGTCACCCAAGCAAAGGCTGAGTGGAAGCCCAAGCCCAAGATTGTTGAACCCAACTTTATAGAAAAGGCCATCAATGCAGCCAAAGATTGGCTGTTTGGCGGTAATACATTGGTACGTTCGGGCATTGTTATTCTGTTCATCGGCATTAGTTTTTTGTTGAAATATGCGGCTGAGCATTCACACTTGCCAATTGAATTCCGCATGGCTGGTATTGCACTATCTGGCGTCGCTTTACTGGCCTTGGGCTGGAAACTACGCAACACCAGGGCTGAGTATTCATGGGCAATACAGGGGGGTGGCGTGGGTATTATGTACCTCACTATTTTTGCCGCACTCAAGCTCTATCAACTCATTCCGCCGAATATCGCTTTTATGCTACTGATTGTAGTGGCCTTCTTATCGGCCTTGATAGCTGTCTTGCAATCCGCGATGCCATTAGCAGTGCTGGGCTTTGCGGGTGGTTTTCTGGCACCAATACTGACTTCTAGCGGCCATGGTAGCCATGTTGATTTGTTTAGCTATTATCTCGTGCTGAATCTCGGCATTGCTTTTATTGCATTCCATAAAAGCTGGCGGCCGCTGAATGTGTTGGGCTTTGCGTTTACATTTGCTATCGGCACGCTGTGGGGCAGTCAAAGTTATATCCCTGAGTATTTTGCCAGTACCGAACCATTTTTGATTATTCACTTTCTATTGTTTACGTTGATTGCAGTGGTCTATGCCCACAAGCAATCTATCAAAGCTTCGGATTATGTGGATGCGACGCTGGTATTTGGCACGCCACTTTTAGGCTTTAGCCTGCAATATGCGTTGTTGCGCGATTCACACTTTGGGCTGGCTTACAGTGCCCTTGCACTGGCCATTTTTTACATCGCAATGGCGTGGTGGATATTGACCCGCAAGCGTGAGACGCTGCAATTTTTGGGAGAGTGCTTTTTAGCGCTGGGTATAGGTTTTGCCACACTGACATTGCCCTTGGCATTGGATGGCCGTTGGACTTCAGCTGCTTGGGCAGTTGAGGGTGTAGGGTTGGTGTGGGTTGGGTTGCGGCAGAAACGTACATTCCTGCTACTCGCTGGTTTGGCTTTGCAATTACTTGGCGCAGCGGCTTTTGCCTGTGGCTGGGGCTTAACAGGCTATTCAGAATCCGCCCACCAAAATATGTTTTTGGGTGTGGCATTTATAGCGCTCTCTGGCTGGGCTTGCGGGGCCTTATTAGTCAAATATATTCCTGAAAAAACCAAAATAATGAGTACATTGCTGGCGATATGGGGCTGGCTATGGTGGGTAGGTGCTGGCTTTTCAGCGATTGATGAATTTCTGCCTGCTGCCTATTACGATCATGCCTGCATGTTATTCCTTGCCTTGACCAGCCTGCTGCTGCCCATCATTTCAGCTAAATTAAATTGGTCAAGATTAGCCTCATTAAGTGCGCTGTTATTACCTGCTCTGGCGATTGCTACCTTGGTCGAGATTTTTGCTCGTCATCCATTCAGTAATTTTGGCTGGTTAACCTGGCCGTTAGCTTTTGCGGTGTATGCGTGGTTGCTGCGATGTGAGACTTATAAATCAGGTAGCCTCATGCGTGCACCAGCCCTCTGGCTAGCAACTATATTGGGCATATTGGAGTGCATGTTCTGGATGCAAACGTATATAGCAGAAGCACCAGTCTATACCTTAACCTGGCGTGATATAAGCTGGGCTATCGTACCTGTGACGATGATCGCGATATTGGTTTGCTGGCAGAAATCCAAACAAAAATCCGAGTTTTACGAAGCAGCATTCAGCAATACACGCGCCTGGTTATGGCATGGTTGTGTGCCGATTGTGCTGTGTTTACTCGGCTGGTATCTAGTTATGTCGCTATATTCAAGTGGTGATGCGAGCCCGCTGCCCTATATTCCATTGATTAATCCGCTCGATATTTCACTGGCCGCTGTGTTGTTAATGTTGTTGATCTGGAAGCGGACTGTTGCTGCTTATTTTATTGCTGGCAATTTTACCAATACCCTCAATAGCGTGACTCCTCCTCTAGCAGGGCTAATGGGTTTTGCGCTGCTCAACGGTATGCTGCTTCGCACCCTGCACTACTGGGCAGGTACGCCGTTTAGGTGGACAGCCATTTTTGACTACACGCTGGTGCAGGTGTCGTTCACATTCCTCTGGAGCTTGACTGCACTCATCCTTATGCTTGCTGCACACAGATTGGCGCATCGTCGATTATGGATAGTAGGTGCAGCGCTGATGGGTTTAGTCGTGCTCAAATTATTCATGCTTGATCTGGCTGAGCATGGTTCGGTAGAACGCATTATTTCATTTATAGGCGCAGGCATCCTGCTGCTGGTCATGGGCTATTTCGCGCCCTTGCCGCCTGCAAAAATGATTAAATCAGATGAAGAGGCA
- a CDS encoding amidohydrolase family protein, producing the protein MKRRDFILGMGLLGASAAAWGGYQYWPKPGLMNPCLPGLPDEVRNHPLMQKVWQGLDSAQVWDCHVHLVGTGDSATSDSPWFNPNMDSYWHPILKLQKAFYMNGACADPDHIDQSTVARMVDLVAEMPAGFKTMLFAFDWFHDEAGKPQKPHSIFNIPNNYAARIAHAHPQYFEWVCSIHPYRADCVDALEEAKSKGARAIKWLPNGMGIDPLSEKCDRFYEAAAKLAIPIISHTGRESAVQGGNQDDGNPLRLRRALDHGVKVVLAHCASDGDDIDLDQGKNGERVKSFELFARMMDEPKYAELLRGEISALTLFNHAWAIKPILQRPDWHARLLNGSDYPLPGIMPLYSPPALAKQGLLEETAVPFLENLRGYNPLLFDLALKRLLRFEEQSFPASVFETRRFFNPD; encoded by the coding sequence ATGAAGCGGCGTGATTTTATACTAGGGATGGGGTTATTGGGCGCTTCAGCTGCTGCCTGGGGCGGCTACCAATATTGGCCTAAACCGGGATTAATGAATCCCTGTCTGCCAGGCTTGCCAGATGAGGTACGTAACCACCCACTCATGCAAAAAGTCTGGCAAGGCTTAGACTCTGCCCAGGTTTGGGATTGCCATGTACATCTTGTAGGTACAGGTGATTCTGCGACAAGTGATAGTCCATGGTTTAACCCAAACATGGATAGTTATTGGCACCCCATTCTTAAACTGCAAAAAGCCTTTTACATGAATGGGGCATGCGCAGACCCTGACCACATAGATCAAAGTACGGTTGCGCGTATGGTTGATTTAGTCGCTGAAATGCCTGCGGGTTTTAAAACAATGTTGTTCGCGTTTGACTGGTTTCATGATGAAGCTGGCAAGCCACAAAAGCCGCATTCCATCTTTAATATCCCCAATAATTACGCTGCCCGAATCGCCCATGCGCATCCTCAATATTTTGAGTGGGTTTGTTCAATCCACCCTTACCGTGCAGATTGTGTTGATGCACTTGAAGAAGCTAAATCTAAAGGTGCAAGAGCCATTAAATGGTTGCCAAATGGTATGGGTATAGATCCACTCTCAGAAAAGTGCGACCGTTTTTATGAAGCTGCCGCCAAACTGGCGATACCGATTATCAGTCACACTGGCCGAGAAAGTGCGGTGCAGGGTGGTAATCAGGATGACGGTAATCCTTTAAGGTTGAGGCGCGCGTTGGATCATGGCGTAAAAGTCGTACTCGCACACTGTGCAAGTGATGGCGATGATATTGATTTAGACCAAGGCAAAAACGGCGAACGGGTCAAAAGCTTCGAGTTATTTGCCCGCATGATGGATGAACCAAAATATGCTGAATTGCTGCGCGGGGAAATTTCAGCGCTGACACTTTTTAATCATGCCTGGGCGATCAAACCTATTCTGCAGCGTCCCGACTGGCATGCCCGTTTGCTCAATGGCTCCGATTATCCGCTGCCTGGCATCATGCCGCTATATAGTCCACCTGCATTGGCAAAGCAAGGATTGCTCGAAGAGACAGCCGTACCATTTTTAGAGAATTTGCGCGGATACAACCCACTTTTATTTGATCTTGCATTAAAACGCTTGTTACGTTTTGAGGAACAGAGTTTCCCTGCCAGTGTATTTGAAACCCGCCGTTTCTTTAACCCAGACTGA
- the aas gene encoding bifunctional acyl-ACP--phospholipid O-acyltransferase/long-chain-fatty-acid--ACP ligase: MVAAILKGLSRVFFRIEVIGKLNVPKPDAEGKNKLLIIANHESFLDGLLLGLFLPIRATFVVHTSVLNSRVFRLILRLVPYLAVDPTSPLAMKKVIKLLEAGKPVVIFPEGRITLTGSLMKVYDGPGFVAAKTGATILPVRLDGAARSYFSRLSGDYPRKLFPKVTLTILPTTQIPMPDAPTAKIRRRKAGDAMRRTMQEMLFASQPVQTLFSAFLDAVDIHGRKTLLVEDMRQTEESYGDLLKKTLAFGRLIEKTTAVNESVGVLMPNVTNTVCLIFGMSAMQRVPAMLNYTAGTAGMQNACIAGNIRTIVTSRQFLETAKLVEVVNALQNVRIVYLEDLRSEFSLLDKLWLMGFALWSPNLAVKKSHPDAAAVVLFTSGSEGKPKGVVHSHRGILSNIAQIRAVIDFSPADKFMIALPLFHAFGFTCGAIMPLVTGSKLFLYPSPLHYRVIPEVIYDRGCTVLFGTSTFLGNYAKFANPYDFYKLRYVVAGAEKLNEEVRKSWMEKFGIRILEGYGATECAPVLAVNTPMANLAGSVGPLLPGLKPRLEAVPGINDGGLLYVKGPNVMLGYYLFDNPGVLKAPEDGWYSTGDIVQIDPDGFVIIKGRVKRFAKIAGEMVSLETVEQIASKASPEHQHAASTQPDAQRGENILLFTTDKDLVRDALQASARELGSPELAIPRKIIVVTELPLLGTGKTDYVTLKNMAETAS; this comes from the coding sequence ATGGTGGCAGCAATATTAAAAGGGTTAAGCAGGGTATTTTTTCGTATTGAAGTTATCGGCAAGCTGAATGTGCCAAAGCCAGATGCCGAAGGTAAAAATAAACTGTTGATCATTGCTAATCATGAGTCATTTTTGGATGGCTTGTTGCTAGGTCTGTTTTTGCCGATTCGTGCTACGTTTGTGGTGCATACCAGTGTGCTCAATAGCCGGGTGTTTCGCCTGATTTTACGTTTAGTGCCGTACTTGGCCGTTGACCCTACCAGCCCGCTGGCGATGAAAAAAGTCATTAAGCTGCTTGAGGCAGGCAAACCTGTTGTGATCTTCCCCGAAGGCCGTATTACGCTCACAGGTAGTTTGATGAAGGTCTATGATGGCCCAGGTTTTGTTGCAGCCAAAACAGGCGCCACTATTTTGCCAGTCAGGCTTGATGGTGCAGCACGTAGCTATTTTAGCCGCCTCTCTGGTGATTACCCGCGCAAACTGTTCCCCAAGGTCACCTTGACCATATTACCAACAACCCAAATCCCTATGCCTGATGCACCTACTGCCAAAATCAGGCGCCGCAAGGCAGGCGATGCCATGCGCAGAACCATGCAGGAAATGCTGTTTGCTTCACAGCCTGTGCAAACATTATTCAGCGCATTTCTAGACGCTGTAGATATTCACGGTCGCAAAACCTTGCTGGTGGAAGATATGCGGCAAACAGAAGAAAGCTATGGCGACCTGCTGAAAAAGACACTGGCTTTTGGTCGCCTGATTGAAAAAACGACAGCTGTGAATGAAAGTGTCGGCGTGCTTATGCCTAACGTCACGAATACTGTTTGCCTGATTTTCGGTATGAGTGCCATGCAACGTGTGCCAGCTATGTTGAATTACACGGCAGGTACCGCGGGTATGCAAAACGCTTGTATTGCAGGCAACATTAGAACTATTGTGACTTCTAGACAGTTTTTAGAAACAGCTAAACTGGTTGAAGTCGTCAATGCGCTGCAAAACGTACGTATTGTTTATCTTGAAGACTTACGTAGCGAGTTCAGCTTGCTCGATAAGCTTTGGCTAATGGGTTTTGCCTTGTGGTCGCCAAACCTTGCAGTGAAAAAATCTCACCCCGATGCCGCAGCAGTGGTTCTGTTTACATCAGGCTCAGAAGGCAAACCCAAAGGGGTGGTGCATTCACATCGCGGCATTCTCTCCAATATTGCGCAAATCCGCGCAGTGATTGATTTTTCGCCTGCTGACAAGTTCATGATTGCACTGCCACTGTTTCATGCCTTCGGCTTCACCTGTGGCGCAATCATGCCTTTGGTCACGGGTAGCAAGCTGTTCCTTTACCCATCGCCATTGCACTATAGAGTAATTCCAGAAGTCATTTATGACCGTGGCTGCACGGTGTTATTCGGCACCAGCACCTTTCTTGGTAACTATGCAAAATTCGCCAATCCTTACGACTTTTATAAATTACGTTATGTGGTCGCTGGCGCAGAAAAACTTAATGAAGAAGTACGCAAAAGCTGGATGGAGAAATTTGGCATTCGCATTCTGGAAGGTTATGGCGCCACCGAATGTGCCCCAGTGCTCGCCGTCAACACGCCCATGGCTAATCTTGCTGGTAGCGTAGGGCCATTATTGCCAGGCCTGAAACCAAGGTTGGAAGCAGTTCCTGGCATCAACGATGGTGGTCTTTTGTACGTAAAAGGCCCAAACGTAATGCTTGGCTATTACCTATTTGATAACCCTGGCGTGCTCAAAGCGCCAGAAGATGGCTGGTATAGCACAGGCGATATCGTGCAGATTGATCCAGATGGTTTCGTCATCATCAAAGGCCGCGTCAAACGCTTTGCCAAAATTGCAGGCGAAATGGTGTCGCTAGAAACTGTAGAACAGATTGCTAGCAAAGCCTCGCCAGAACATCAGCATGCCGCCAGCACACAGCCTGACGCGCAGCGCGGCGAAAACATACTATTGTTCACTACTGATAAAGATTTGGTGCGCGATGCACTGCAAGCTTCAGCACGCGAGCTGGGTAGCCCAGAACTGGCAATCCCGAGAAAGATAATTGTAGTTACAGAATTACCCTTACTAGGTACGGGTAAAACAGACTATGTGACACTTAAAAATATGGCGGAAACAGCCTCATGA
- a CDS encoding ArsR/SmtB family transcription factor yields MIPSEWSGTSGIFVALGDEQRQRILLSFEPDERMHITQIVAASTLSRSAVNHHLKVLRDSGVLQSEKVGKEVYFWINKEVMQDALTKVLNYIDTQI; encoded by the coding sequence ATGATTCCAAGCGAGTGGTCAGGCACCTCTGGCATATTCGTTGCCCTGGGTGATGAACAGCGCCAACGTATTTTGCTGTCGTTCGAGCCAGATGAACGCATGCACATTACACAGATAGTGGCAGCGTCAACTTTGAGCCGCAGTGCAGTCAATCACCATCTAAAAGTGTTGAGAGATAGCGGTGTACTACAAAGTGAAAAAGTAGGTAAAGAAGTCTATTTCTGGATCAACAAAGAAGTAATGCAGGATGCGTTAACCAAAGTCTTGAATTATATCGATACACAGATTTAA
- a CDS encoding 2OG-Fe dioxygenase family protein yields the protein MHDLIHSLAKETICPKIEESGFCFANAEQVRSWLLTGELHALDDWQTFADSWNEMPIDEYMADGGRYRRRRHATLSAASPASEIKLEPHQPHYQSLDYNTLNGGIPRNFAPINESIVRGQTMQSLLYFCQSIFGEMLPSAKWHIECHQFRIEASSEAHGKPTPEGVHRDGVDFVLVMMVKRVNISSGTTTMHDNQQRTLDSFTLTQPLDCAIVNDKRCMHGVTPVEQIDPSQPAYRDVLVITFKNLNIQPM from the coding sequence ATGCACGATTTAATTCACTCGCTCGCCAAAGAGACGATTTGCCCCAAAATAGAAGAATCTGGCTTCTGTTTTGCAAATGCTGAACAGGTGCGTAGCTGGTTATTGACAGGTGAGTTGCACGCATTGGATGACTGGCAAACCTTTGCCGATAGCTGGAATGAGATGCCGATTGATGAATACATGGCAGATGGTGGACGTTACCGGCGCAGGCGCCATGCCACTTTGAGCGCTGCCAGCCCGGCAAGTGAAATCAAGCTGGAGCCACATCAACCGCACTACCAAAGTCTGGATTACAACACCTTAAATGGCGGCATCCCGCGTAACTTTGCGCCCATCAATGAGTCGATCGTGCGTGGCCAAACCATGCAAAGCTTGCTGTATTTCTGCCAGAGTATTTTTGGTGAGATGTTGCCAAGCGCTAAATGGCATATTGAATGCCACCAGTTTCGCATTGAAGCCAGTAGTGAAGCGCATGGCAAGCCAACCCCAGAAGGGGTGCACAGAGATGGTGTAGATTTTGTGCTGGTAATGATGGTAAAACGTGTGAATATTTCCAGTGGCACCACTACCATGCATGATAACCAGCAACGTACGCTAGATAGTTTTACCCTAACACAGCCACTGGATTGTGCGATTGTGAACGACAAACGCTGTATGCATGGCGTAACGCCGGTGGAACAGATAGATCCAAGCCAGCCCGCTTATCGGGATGTATTGGTAATTACCTTTAAAAACCTTAATATTCAACCAATGTGA
- a CDS encoding GGDEF domain-containing protein: MDKKSPTEVARQTLLQLTTRKIAPTPDNYRKMYDEISGVTSIDHSLELARTLDSVLQEAGQKQPKYIVAAQSINSLITKRDWAKLEDQLRKLIPVGDVDDAITWPMVVRNLVKQLEVNHKGITNTRKKEGLNRVLTNFGQDPDVLSQKIHALVASWGSGTTEQMVDTPASASPINTNTPVTPAASNAKINPEDLIDVVIRDDSDAIEISKLWREMLVKTLELVIVPQLKSVPDAFAKAEILLADTKNVQTKQHIVKVGEHLKGVLFSLEMHNDSQNRIREALLQLLRLMLSSMGELVVEDKWLHGQTLLVNDILAKPLDIESLYNAESSLKELIFKQGEIKPGLIEAQETLKKMVATFVERLSEMTENTSEYQSKIEGYQQQIKSSENIVEFNTLLDNLMEDTRTIGLSAQRSRDMLNETQQKVKEAERQIYELTVKLDQISEVAHEDYLTGTLNRRGMDEALLREFSRAERYNIALSIAMMDIDHFKKINDTMGHTTGDQALSHLAGVIKKSLRTTDVIARYGGEEFIIILPNTEQEESITIVTRAQRELTKNFFMHENKRVLITFSAGVAERAPGEEPNSVIPRADAALYQAKQSGRNRVVGAPPIAEKSSSTDDNDAENE, translated from the coding sequence ATGGATAAAAAGAGCCCTACCGAAGTTGCCCGCCAGACCTTATTGCAGCTAACTACGCGCAAAATCGCGCCTACGCCTGACAATTATCGCAAGATGTATGATGAAATCAGTGGTGTTACCTCAATTGATCACTCACTTGAGCTGGCAAGAACACTCGATAGCGTGCTGCAAGAAGCAGGGCAAAAACAGCCTAAATATATCGTCGCCGCACAATCCATCAATAGCCTGATTACCAAACGTGATTGGGCCAAGCTTGAAGACCAATTACGAAAACTCATCCCCGTTGGCGATGTGGATGATGCGATCACTTGGCCGATGGTCGTGCGCAATCTGGTGAAACAGCTTGAGGTGAATCATAAGGGGATTACCAACACACGTAAAAAAGAGGGCCTTAACCGCGTATTGACCAACTTTGGCCAAGACCCTGATGTGCTCTCACAAAAAATTCACGCGCTGGTTGCCTCTTGGGGCAGCGGTACTACTGAACAGATGGTAGATACTCCAGCATCTGCATCACCCATCAATACAAACACGCCAGTAACCCCTGCAGCCAGCAACGCAAAAATCAATCCTGAAGATTTGATTGATGTAGTCATCAGGGACGACAGTGATGCAATAGAAATCAGTAAATTATGGCGCGAGATGTTAGTAAAAACGCTCGAATTAGTCATTGTTCCACAGCTAAAGTCTGTTCCCGATGCATTTGCTAAAGCAGAGATATTGCTAGCTGATACTAAGAACGTACAAACCAAACAGCATATTGTGAAAGTAGGGGAGCATCTTAAAGGCGTTCTATTTAGCCTGGAAATGCATAACGATTCACAAAATCGTATTCGTGAGGCCTTGTTGCAACTCCTGCGACTCATGCTCTCTAGCATGGGTGAACTGGTGGTTGAAGACAAATGGCTGCATGGGCAAACGCTGCTAGTGAACGATATCTTGGCCAAACCACTAGACATCGAATCACTCTATAACGCTGAAAGTAGCTTGAAAGAGCTGATCTTTAAACAAGGTGAAATCAAGCCTGGCTTGATAGAAGCGCAAGAAACCCTGAAAAAAATGGTGGCTACTTTTGTTGAGCGCTTGTCCGAAATGACAGAGAACACCAGTGAGTATCAGAGCAAAATCGAAGGTTATCAACAGCAAATCAAATCAAGCGAAAATATTGTGGAGTTCAACACACTGCTTGATAACCTGATGGAAGATACGCGCACTATCGGTTTAAGTGCGCAACGCTCCAGAGATATGTTGAACGAAACCCAGCAAAAAGTGAAAGAAGCTGAGCGCCAAATTTATGAGCTCACTGTCAAGCTGGACCAAATCAGCGAAGTCGCACATGAGGATTACCTGACGGGTACATTGAACAGACGCGGTATGGATGAAGCATTGTTACGTGAGTTCAGCCGTGCCGAACGCTATAACATCGCGCTCAGTATCGCCATGATGGATATTGATCACTTCAAGAAAATCAACGATACCATGGGTCATACCACAGGCGATCAGGCACTTTCTCATCTGGCAGGTGTCATTAAAAAGTCACTGCGCACGACTGACGTAATTGCCCGTTATGGCGGTGAAGAATTTATTATTATCCTACCCAACACCGAGCAAGAAGAAAGTATCACTATTGTCACTCGCGCCCAACGTGAACTGACCAAGAATTTCTTCATGCATGAAAATAAACGGGTGCTCATTACATTCAGCGCAGGGGTCGCCGAACGTGCACCTGGTGAAGAACCAAACTCAGTCATCCCAAGGGCAGATGCGGCGCTCTACCAAGCCAAACAAAGCGGACGTAATCGTGTAGTTGGCGCGCCGCCTATCGCTGAAAAAAGTAGTAGCACAGACGATAATGATGCCGAGAATGAATAA
- the ybaL gene encoding YbaL family putative K(+) efflux transporter produces MHNEFALITTIAASLGLALILGYVAAKLRMPPLVGYLIAGIILGPSTPGFVADIGLASQLSEIGVMLLMFGVGLHFSLNDLLAVKRIAIPGALVQIIVATAMGMFTALYWGWNIGGALVFGLSLSVASTVVLLKALESRGVLESINGQIAIGWLIVEDLIMVLVLVLLPALAGLLGGNLAPSEHAATTSIWITLGITLAKVSTFIILMLVVGRKAFPKLLWLVARTGSRELFTLCVLAAAVGVAYGSSKLFDVSFALGAFFAGMMMRESEFSHRAAEESLPLRDAFSVLFFVSVGMLFDPKILVDEPLRVLMVAAIIMIGKTLAAIGLVIAFRYPLNTALTVGASLAQIGEFSFILAGMGLSLGLLPAEGQSLILAGALISIGFNSLIFKSIAPVQAFLRKRSPVARKLELRDDPLAQLPMSVDQKHLTGQVVIVGYGRVGRRIGDELAAKNISYVVAESNRQIVEKIRQEGINAVSGDAADPAVLIQAHITRASLLVVATNNTVDVRKMVETARLLNPEIEVVLRAYSEAESALLEKDMLGKVFVGKRELALGMTKHILDRMGVAQT; encoded by the coding sequence ATGCATAATGAATTTGCCTTAATCACCACAATCGCTGCCAGCCTTGGTTTAGCTTTAATCCTTGGCTATGTAGCTGCAAAACTACGCATGCCACCGCTGGTTGGCTATCTGATTGCAGGCATTATCTTAGGTCCTAGTACCCCTGGCTTTGTGGCGGATATCGGGCTCGCATCACAGCTTTCCGAGATTGGCGTCATGCTACTGATGTTTGGTGTGGGCCTGCATTTTTCCCTGAATGACCTATTGGCGGTCAAACGCATCGCCATCCCAGGCGCTTTGGTACAAATCATCGTCGCCACTGCGATGGGGATGTTCACCGCGCTTTATTGGGGCTGGAATATTGGTGGGGCACTGGTATTTGGACTTTCGCTCTCTGTCGCTAGTACTGTGGTATTGCTCAAAGCGCTTGAATCACGCGGCGTGCTGGAATCAATCAACGGGCAGATTGCAATCGGCTGGCTGATTGTTGAAGACCTGATCATGGTGCTAGTGCTGGTATTACTGCCAGCACTAGCAGGTTTATTGGGCGGCAATTTAGCGCCTTCAGAGCATGCAGCAACGACTAGCATCTGGATAACATTGGGCATCACCCTAGCCAAAGTCAGCACATTTATCATCTTGATGCTGGTAGTCGGACGCAAAGCCTTCCCTAAATTATTATGGCTGGTAGCACGTACAGGCTCACGCGAATTATTTACTTTGTGTGTACTGGCTGCCGCTGTAGGCGTGGCTTATGGCTCGTCTAAACTGTTTGATGTGTCATTCGCCCTGGGCGCATTTTTCGCAGGCATGATGATGCGCGAGTCTGAGTTCAGCCATCGCGCCGCTGAAGAGTCGCTGCCATTGCGTGACGCTTTTTCTGTGCTGTTTTTCGTGTCTGTCGGCATGTTGTTTGACCCAAAGATATTGGTAGATGAACCACTCAGGGTACTCATGGTGGCAGCTATCATCATGATAGGTAAAACGCTGGCGGCGATTGGGCTGGTGATTGCTTTCCGTTACCCTTTGAACACCGCCTTAACAGTAGGCGCCAGCTTGGCGCAGATTGGCGAATTCTCTTTCATTCTGGCTGGCATGGGCTTGTCTCTTGGGCTGTTACCCGCCGAGGGGCAAAGCCTGATATTAGCTGGTGCACTCATCTCGATCGGGTTCAACTCGCTGATTTTCAAATCTATCGCGCCAGTGCAGGCATTCTTACGTAAGCGCTCACCAGTAGCGCGCAAACTGGAGTTGCGGGATGACCCATTGGCACAATTGCCTATGTCCGTTGATCAAAAACATCTCACTGGACAAGTGGTCATCGTCGGCTATGGCCGCGTTGGCAGGCGCATCGGTGATGAGTTAGCCGCCAAAAACATTTCATACGTAGTGGCTGAATCAAACCGTCAAATCGTAGAAAAAATACGTCAAGAAGGCATCAATGCCGTGTCTGGCGATGCAGCAGATCCAGCCGTATTGATACAAGCTCATATTACGCGTGCGAGTCTGTTGGTCGTGGCGACCAACAACACGGTAGATGTGAGAAAAATGGTAGAAACTGCGCGTCTGCTCAATCCTGAAATTGAAGTAGTGTTACGCGCCTATAGCGAAGCTGAATCCGCATTGCTAGAGAAAGACATGCTGGGCAAAGTATTTGTCGGCAAGCGTGAACTGGCATTAGGCATGACTAAACACATATTGGATCGAATGGGCGTTGCTCAAACTTAG